TGATCCGCACGGGTGGCGAGCAGCGCCTGAGTGATTTCCTGCTGTGGGAGGCCGCGTACGCCGAGCTGTTCTTCACGAGCTGCCGGTGGCCGGACTTCGATGCGGCGGCGCTGGAGGCCGCGCTGGAGGAGTACTGCGGGCGGGAGCGTCGCTTCGGCTGCGTGGACGCGCCGCGCGAGCGCACGGCCGGACTGGCGAGCGCACGCTGAACGAAATCATCC
This is a stretch of genomic DNA from Longimicrobiales bacterium. It encodes these proteins:
- a CDS encoding undecaprenyl diphosphate synthase family protein — its product is IRTGGEQRLSDFLLWEAAYAELFFTSCRWPDFDAAALEAALEEYCGRERRFGCVDAPRERTAGLASAR